The following are encoded in a window of Pseudomonas sp. St316 genomic DNA:
- a CDS encoding iron-containing redox enzyme family protein, whose amino-acid sequence MKFLDGSIRLDYQLPNGQSVKLDLATEELLGVRMNKNVKRLIGCYEQDMLFLNKEIDGDIQQHLDERYGRDKSKKALDELRTLEAVVFAPVSAQLDKVDFSVSAEQLKTFFGIHLDDEFARLKSGDFDPTLSYILNDPNSQGLMRSLLTQFSIEFLIEGAPMGLYATGAFGTLQSHLLRVYQDEMGNGVPEDKHSHLYEKTMLDLGLSDTPDAYQDHFLTSNMLVSAYTYQICHDKSKFLRYLGAFFRNEACFIVWQKQLGESVREIYRGKVDCHYFDVHTSVDQAHGRWVLDNLIGHALDRFGNDAAPHILRGFVELMIYQDIFGLELDHQILNGTVAEPIAAANSSLSLFNRVAPGATEHLFSARELIIDLQGDSKIFLTDPLVASPSAESGLIRLPPFTAAHIKAGSDGARYN is encoded by the coding sequence ATGAAATTTTTGGATGGCTCCATTCGCCTTGATTACCAACTTCCCAATGGGCAGTCAGTCAAGCTTGACCTGGCCACGGAGGAGTTGCTGGGTGTCCGCATGAATAAAAATGTGAAGCGTCTGATCGGTTGTTATGAACAAGACATGCTTTTTCTGAATAAAGAAATTGATGGGGATATCCAACAGCATCTTGATGAGCGATACGGTCGGGACAAAAGTAAGAAAGCGCTGGACGAATTGCGAACGCTTGAGGCTGTTGTGTTTGCGCCAGTCAGTGCACAGTTGGATAAGGTTGATTTCTCCGTCTCGGCCGAACAGTTGAAGACATTTTTTGGTATTCACTTGGATGACGAGTTCGCTCGCCTGAAGAGTGGCGACTTCGATCCGACGCTCTCCTATATTCTCAACGACCCTAACTCCCAGGGGCTGATGAGGAGCTTGCTGACCCAGTTCTCGATTGAGTTTCTTATTGAGGGGGCGCCGATGGGCCTGTACGCAACTGGCGCGTTTGGCACCCTGCAGTCCCATCTGCTGCGGGTGTATCAAGATGAAATGGGTAATGGTGTGCCGGAAGACAAGCACAGCCACCTGTACGAAAAAACCATGCTTGATCTGGGCCTGAGCGATACGCCGGATGCGTATCAGGACCATTTCCTCACCAGCAACATGTTGGTTTCGGCCTACACGTACCAAATCTGCCACGATAAGAGTAAGTTCTTGCGTTACCTCGGTGCTTTTTTCCGTAACGAAGCCTGTTTTATCGTCTGGCAAAAACAACTGGGGGAATCGGTTCGCGAGATATACCGAGGGAAAGTGGATTGTCATTATTTCGATGTTCACACTTCGGTCGACCAAGCCCATGGTCGCTGGGTGCTTGATAATCTGATTGGCCATGCGCTGGATCGCTTCGGTAATGACGCCGCGCCTCATATTTTGCGTGGTTTTGTGGAGTTGATGATCTATCAAGATATTTTCGGCCTTGAACTTGATCATCAAATACTTAATGGTACCGTTGCCGAGCCTATCGCTGCGGCGAATTCAAGCCTTTCCCTTTTCAATCGAGTGGCCCCTGGCGCGACGGAGCATCTTTTTTCGGCCCGGGAACTTATTATCGACCTTCAAGGTGACAGCAAGATTTTTCTCACCGATCCTCTGGTCGCGAGCCCTTCAGCCGAGTCCGGGCTAATCCGTCTTCCACCGTTTACTGCTGCCCATATAAAAGCCGGGAGCGACGGCGCGCGTTATAACTAA
- a CDS encoding TetR/AcrR family transcriptional regulator, whose protein sequence is MSGLRERQKAERRQAISKAAVELFERQGFQNTTIEQIASQAGVSAPTVFKYFGNKQEIILEILHDADQRALTDTRSQIPEIEDPVQALCYLERLLTGYALEVMHPSLWRELLPLILFGGDNGLPEGYRAMNDALRAEISGLLRELQQAGKLRADLDVDLAAFLLNDYSHLQLFRLVNQEQPDIEAHSTQVRRITELLFLGMRA, encoded by the coding sequence GTGAGCGGACTGCGTGAACGTCAAAAAGCCGAACGCCGCCAAGCCATCAGCAAGGCGGCGGTCGAACTGTTCGAGCGCCAGGGTTTCCAGAACACCACCATCGAGCAGATCGCCAGCCAGGCCGGCGTATCGGCGCCTACCGTCTTCAAGTACTTCGGCAACAAGCAGGAGATCATCCTGGAGATCCTGCACGACGCCGACCAGCGCGCACTCACGGACACCCGCAGCCAGATCCCGGAAATCGAAGACCCGGTCCAAGCCCTGTGTTATCTGGAGCGGCTGTTGACCGGTTACGCGCTGGAGGTCATGCACCCGAGCCTTTGGCGCGAGTTGCTGCCGCTGATTCTATTTGGCGGCGACAACGGGCTGCCCGAGGGTTATCGGGCCATGAACGATGCGCTCAGGGCCGAAATCAGTGGGCTGCTCAGGGAATTGCAACAGGCCGGAAAGCTGCGCGCCGACCTCGACGTCGACCTCGCCGCCTTCCTGTTGAACGACTATTCGCACTTGCAGCTGTTCAGGCTGGTCAACCAGGAACAGCCAGACATCGAGGCACACTCCACCCAGGTCCGGCGTATCACCGAATTGCTCTTCCTGGGCATGCGCGCCTGA
- a CDS encoding polyamine ABC transporter substrate-binding protein, which produces MSLFLRNTLLGAVVSMLVSGVSLAEERTVRIYNWIEYLPPEILKSFQEETGIRPIYDVFDSVETLESKLLTGNSGYDVVYPSSSNVSHLIAAGAVQPLDRSQLPNWQHLDPEFMKSLETVGDPGNRYAAPYLWGTTLIGYNVDKVRQVLGADVQMNTWDILFKEENMAKLASCGVGLLDAANEIVPIALHHEGLDPNSQKREDYAKAQAAILKVRPYITYFNSSRYGMDLANGEICVGVGWSGGVALAKRLAEDAGKGVKVEMALPKEGAPMWSDVMMVPTNAPHTQEAYAFINYILRPDVIARISNKIGYPNPNKEATALVNADIRNNPAMYVSDEARKTLFALEPVPAAVERIRTRTWTSIKTHR; this is translated from the coding sequence ATGAGCCTGTTTTTGCGTAACACCTTGCTGGGCGCTGTCGTTTCGATGCTGGTCAGTGGCGTGAGCCTGGCCGAAGAGCGAACGGTGCGAATCTACAACTGGATCGAGTACCTGCCGCCAGAAATCCTCAAGAGTTTCCAGGAGGAAACCGGCATTCGTCCCATCTACGACGTCTTCGACAGCGTCGAGACCTTGGAGTCCAAACTCCTGACCGGCAACTCCGGGTATGACGTGGTCTACCCGAGCAGTTCCAACGTCAGTCACCTGATTGCCGCCGGTGCCGTCCAACCCCTGGACCGCAGCCAATTACCGAACTGGCAGCATCTGGATCCCGAATTCATGAAGTCCCTGGAAACGGTGGGCGATCCGGGTAACCGCTATGCGGCGCCGTACCTGTGGGGCACGACCCTGATCGGCTACAACGTCGACAAGGTGCGGCAGGTGCTGGGTGCCGATGTGCAAATGAACACCTGGGACATCCTTTTCAAGGAAGAGAACATGGCCAAGCTGGCCAGTTGTGGCGTCGGTCTGCTCGACGCCGCCAACGAGATCGTGCCCATCGCCTTGCACCATGAAGGGCTCGATCCCAACAGCCAGAAGCGTGAGGACTACGCAAAGGCGCAGGCGGCCATACTCAAGGTTCGGCCGTACATCACCTACTTCAATTCGTCGCGCTATGGCATGGACCTGGCCAACGGCGAGATCTGTGTCGGAGTGGGTTGGTCCGGCGGGGTGGCCCTGGCCAAACGACTGGCCGAAGACGCAGGGAAGGGGGTCAAGGTGGAAATGGCGTTGCCCAAGGAGGGCGCGCCGATGTGGTCGGACGTCATGATGGTGCCCACCAACGCCCCTCATACCCAAGAAGCCTACGCGTTCATCAACTACATCTTGCGTCCCGACGTCATTGCCCGGATCAGCAACAAGATTGGTTACCCCAACCCGAACAAGGAAGCCACGGCGCTGGTCAATGCCGATATTCGCAACAACCCCGCCATGTATGTGTCTGACGAGGCGCGCAAGACCCTGTTCGCGTTGGAACCAGTGCCGGCGGCGGTGGAGCGGATCCGCACCCGCACCTGGACCAGCATCAAGACGCATCGCTGA
- a CDS encoding alginate export family protein → MVSMMRLSRTFFVLGLPLTAQVAWAGYTFEEGNLKGEVNFSAGGAILSTRNVNFGGGVVDMRSGKNRGTKIDWQEFYVKPGVKLEYAVQPDFSLLAGGSLVGATTLGDGDAGGFTRSSDGKLSTEAFYGGFRAGEWTVTGGRQNYMIGNGFIVMDGNLDQLNDGAYWLAPRTAFKDSAIVAWDHGALKVQGFSLGTDSDLGDFRMSGVNLDYNLDDQVVLGATALKVKAMGPKGSTLPRRRDGMLVYNVRALNARLPGIADLTLSAEYALERGSGEGVDYDAKAWYGQADYTFSTLPLTPVMGYRYASFSGDDNLTDNQQKAWDPLSKGFVDWSTWLIGDVVGNYLMFNSNENVQQFSLKTHLNETLTLGAIHYQFWLDEKNYMGTAVSDKRFADESVVFLDWAPSKSLSTSLSYNWVKPMAAAKQVFGDDQKFSALELYFTYRY, encoded by the coding sequence ATGGTTTCCATGATGCGTTTGTCCCGAACGTTCTTCGTGCTCGGGTTACCCTTGACCGCCCAGGTTGCTTGGGCGGGCTACACCTTCGAGGAGGGCAACCTCAAGGGCGAGGTCAACTTCAGTGCCGGTGGTGCAATCCTTTCTACGCGCAACGTCAACTTTGGCGGCGGTGTGGTGGACATGCGCAGCGGCAAGAATCGCGGCACGAAAATCGACTGGCAGGAGTTCTACGTCAAGCCGGGCGTCAAGTTGGAATACGCCGTGCAGCCGGATTTCAGCCTGCTGGCCGGCGGTTCCCTGGTGGGGGCGACCACCCTCGGTGATGGCGATGCCGGCGGCTTCACCCGCAGTTCCGACGGCAAGCTGTCGACCGAAGCGTTCTATGGTGGTTTCCGGGCCGGGGAGTGGACGGTCACGGGTGGTCGCCAGAATTACATGATCGGCAACGGTTTCATCGTGATGGATGGCAACCTCGATCAGTTGAACGACGGCGCCTATTGGCTCGCCCCGCGTACTGCCTTCAAGGATTCTGCGATTGTCGCCTGGGATCATGGCGCGTTGAAGGTCCAGGGCTTCAGCCTGGGCACCGACAGCGACCTGGGTGACTTTCGCATGAGCGGTGTGAACCTGGACTACAACCTCGACGACCAGGTGGTGCTGGGCGCCACCGCGTTGAAGGTCAAGGCCATGGGGCCCAAGGGCAGCACGTTGCCGCGTCGCCGCGATGGCATGTTGGTGTACAACGTCAGGGCGTTGAACGCCAGGCTCCCGGGCATCGCGGACCTGACCCTGAGTGCCGAATATGCCTTGGAGCGAGGCAGCGGCGAAGGCGTGGACTACGACGCCAAGGCCTGGTACGGCCAGGCGGATTACACCTTCAGCACGCTGCCATTGACCCCGGTGATGGGCTACCGCTACGCGAGCTTTTCCGGCGACGACAACCTTACGGACAACCAACAGAAAGCCTGGGATCCGTTGAGCAAGGGCTTCGTCGACTGGAGCACCTGGTTGATCGGTGATGTCGTTGGCAACTACCTGATGTTCAACAGCAACGAAAACGTCCAGCAGTTCTCACTCAAGACCCACCTCAACGAAACCCTTACGCTCGGTGCGATCCACTACCAGTTCTGGCTGGACGAAAAAAACTACATGGGCACCGCTGTCAGCGACAAACGGTTTGCCGACGAGAGTGTCGTCTTCCTGGATTGGGCGCCTTCGAAATCGTTGTCCACCTCGCTGTCCTATAACTGGGTCAAGCCCATGGCAGCGGCCAAACAAGTCTTCGGCGACGATCAGAAGTTCAGCGCGCTGGAACTCTACTTCACCTACCGCTATTAA
- a CDS encoding serine hydrolase — translation MNQNTVPSLASLYVETHESPFDARLAPSLMQGFPAEPHRRVTWHNWMSPPFNQWGFRNLARLRPSIDVQAGSGPVSAFKQALQPLDELHFDSECGLSISVIDHLIASQTDAFMVLKGDTVLFERYFNGQRPQDRHIMFSVTKSLIGALGEQLVCEGLLDPALTATHYVPELAGSAFADATVRQLFDMAVAVDYSEVYEDPDSESSQYGYACGFQPAPAQYATFESLYQYLPSLRKRGSHGGFFHYVTATTEALAWVMERASGKACHQLLQEIWSQLGCERDGYFLADPWGRSVAGAGFSATLRDMARFGRLLANDGRQGGTQLLSAEALAGIAAGADPAIYAASPDFSSWTPGASYRSQWYVFNDHSQALMAGGIHGQYLFIDKPSGVVIVKQSSLGEAVSPFDGDSVRMLRAIAAQLTP, via the coding sequence ATGAACCAGAACACCGTGCCTTCACTGGCCAGTCTTTACGTCGAGACTCACGAATCGCCATTTGACGCACGCCTGGCGCCTTCACTCATGCAAGGCTTTCCCGCCGAACCCCACCGACGTGTCACCTGGCACAACTGGATGAGCCCGCCGTTTAACCAATGGGGTTTCCGCAACCTGGCGCGCTTGCGTCCTTCTATCGACGTGCAGGCCGGCAGCGGGCCGGTCAGCGCGTTCAAGCAGGCACTCCAGCCGCTGGATGAGCTGCACTTCGACAGCGAGTGTGGCTTGAGCATCAGCGTGATCGACCACCTGATCGCCAGCCAGACCGATGCTTTCATGGTCCTAAAGGGCGACACCGTATTGTTTGAGCGCTACTTCAATGGCCAGCGCCCACAGGACCGGCACATCATGTTTTCGGTGACCAAGTCGCTGATCGGTGCCCTGGGCGAGCAATTGGTCTGCGAAGGCCTGCTGGACCCTGCGTTGACGGCCACGCATTACGTACCGGAACTGGCGGGCAGCGCGTTTGCCGATGCGACCGTGCGCCAGTTGTTCGACATGGCCGTGGCCGTCGATTACAGCGAGGTCTATGAGGATCCGGATTCAGAGAGTTCCCAATACGGTTACGCCTGCGGTTTCCAGCCGGCACCCGCGCAGTACGCGACCTTCGAATCCCTGTATCAGTACTTGCCCTCACTGAGGAAGCGCGGCAGTCACGGCGGCTTTTTCCATTACGTGACGGCCACCACCGAGGCGTTGGCCTGGGTCATGGAACGGGCGTCAGGCAAGGCCTGTCATCAGTTGTTGCAAGAGATCTGGAGCCAGTTGGGCTGTGAGCGTGACGGCTACTTCCTGGCGGATCCCTGGGGACGCAGCGTCGCGGGTGCCGGTTTCAGTGCGACCTTGCGTGACATGGCGCGCTTCGGTCGCCTGCTCGCCAACGATGGCCGCCAGGGTGGGACACAACTGCTCTCGGCCGAGGCGCTGGCCGGTATCGCCGCCGGAGCCGACCCCGCGATCTACGCGGCATCCCCCGACTTTTCGAGCTGGACCCCAGGTGCGTCCTACCGCAGCCAATGGTATGTCTTCAACGACCACAGTCAGGCGCTCATGGCGGGTGGCATCCATGGTCAATACCTGTTCATCGACAAACCGTCCGGCGTGGTGATCGTCAAGCAGTCGTCCCTGGGCGAAGCCGTCAGCCCATTCGACGGTGACAGCGTGCGCATGTTGCGGGCCATTGCGGCGCAACTGACGCCCTGA
- a CDS encoding response regulator transcription factor: protein MNGNSSSNEPGLKGSIVFVVDDDASIRDALSNLLRSVGIRVETFASTAEFLLQPKTDCPSCLVLDVRLQGASGLDFQTQLVKSNSNIPIIFITGHGDIEMSVKAMKAGAVDFLAKPFREQNLLDAVSAALEADVRRRQVEQQYCDLYARYQTLTVREKEVMGFAATGLMNKQIAGQMNLSEITVKIHRAHAMKKMCAKSFADLVRMAEALGAGQSR, encoded by the coding sequence ATGAACGGTAATTCTTCATCCAATGAACCGGGTTTAAAAGGTTCTATCGTGTTCGTGGTGGATGACGATGCCTCTATACGCGATGCATTGAGTAACCTGCTGCGCTCGGTCGGAATCCGCGTCGAGACATTCGCCTCCACGGCGGAATTTCTCCTGCAACCAAAGACCGATTGCCCCAGCTGCCTGGTCCTCGATGTACGACTGCAAGGCGCCAGTGGCCTCGACTTCCAGACGCAATTGGTGAAGTCGAATTCGAACATCCCGATCATTTTTATCACCGGCCACGGCGACATCGAGATGTCGGTCAAGGCGATGAAGGCCGGTGCCGTGGATTTCCTGGCCAAACCGTTCCGTGAGCAAAACCTGCTGGACGCGGTATCCGCCGCGCTTGAGGCGGATGTCCGGCGTCGGCAGGTCGAGCAACAGTATTGCGATTTGTATGCCCGCTACCAGACACTCACCGTCCGGGAAAAAGAGGTCATGGGCTTTGCGGCCACTGGACTGATGAACAAGCAGATCGCCGGGCAAATGAACTTGAGCGAAATCACCGTGAAGATCCATCGCGCCCATGCCATGAAAAAGATGTGCGCCAAGTCGTTTGCGGATCTGGTCCGAATGGCCGAAGCGTTGGGCGCAGGGCAAAGTCGCTGA
- a CDS encoding lecithin retinol acyltransferase family protein, which yields MIDLTHRAMDGLSSLRSIALILIALVTTSAFYRLGMPMLDGQVCAAGRSHGLTDIALKWVHVEQPGDTLPIGAHLISPRGFYLHHGIYLGGEKVAHYSGFSGALMSGPIEVIDLEHFAHGKPVWIAQEPYEYTNDEVVRRARSRLGENRYRILSNNCEHFCNWCISGKHYSAQVQAYFQRPRYLFALISTLESRLIA from the coding sequence ATGATCGATTTAACCCACCGGGCAATGGATGGACTGTCTTCGCTTCGTTCGATAGCGCTGATTTTAATCGCGCTTGTCACGACGAGTGCGTTCTATCGCCTGGGTATGCCGATGCTGGACGGGCAGGTGTGCGCAGCGGGCCGCAGCCATGGCCTGACTGATATTGCCTTGAAGTGGGTGCATGTCGAACAGCCCGGGGACACGTTGCCGATAGGCGCGCACCTGATCAGCCCTCGCGGATTCTACTTGCATCACGGGATCTACCTGGGCGGCGAGAAAGTCGCTCACTACTCCGGGTTCAGCGGCGCGCTGATGTCCGGTCCCATCGAAGTGATCGACCTTGAGCATTTCGCCCACGGCAAACCCGTCTGGATCGCACAGGAACCGTATGAATACACCAACGATGAAGTCGTCAGGCGGGCGCGTTCAAGGCTCGGTGAGAATCGATACCGGATCCTGTCCAACAACTGCGAGCACTTTTGTAACTGGTGCATCAGCGGAAAGCATTACAGTGCCCAGGTCCAAGCTTACTTCCAGCGCCCCCGTTATCTTTTCGCTTTGATTTCGACGCTGGAGTCCCGTCTGATTGCCTGA